The genomic stretch gggcCAAAAATTACCACTAAAATAGCTAGAACAATatgcatgatctcatttaattatttccccactttGGAAAACAAATATgacacttcattccacatcactcacgacaatttatttcacataatcaactcaatcacataggaacaaataaattccacaaatgaaaattttccactcgacatccatattaaaacaaaagtcgCAGAAATTTTTGGGATGCTACATTTCTCGACCCTTGCCGGTTGAGTGATCTCAGCTGGTCGTGGCAGCttacagaaatccataattgcccttGCAATGGCTTGATCATTGCATCGAACCATTCAACTGCTTCCTTCTTAAGCTGTTCATCTTCATTGGAATCAGTGGGCGGTCTTTTGAAGAGCTCATTTCCTAGATACCCTTGCTCCCAAGGCCTAATAGTATCCACCGACTGTATGCTCTCACTGTCCTGTGGCTTTCTCACAGCTCTATCAATGTCGAATGTAAACTGTTCTCCATTAAAAACCAGATTCATcgtcccatggcggacgtctATGACTGTGCTGACTGTAGATAGGAAAGGCCTTCCCAAAAAGACTCTGGtagactcctccgctcctggcTCTGTCATCCTCATGACGAAAAAGTTGGCGGGGTACTTGAATTTGTtgaccttgacgatttcatcttccagaattccctctgggtgaatgcaagacccgtctgctagtTGTATCATCATATTGGTTTTGACGAGCTTAGCTTCTCCCAGTTTTTCATATATAGAATACAGCatgatattgatggaagcccctaagTCGCACATTCCGTGCTCCATTCGAACgtttctgatggaaattgggagtgtgAATACCCCGGGGTCAATCTTCTTCGGTGGAAGATCACTTGGTTGGATCACCACGGCTACACTTTCTGTTTCGACCATCCTCCCTTTCTCAGTGACTTGTTCAAGTGCACTAGACTCTCCTTCTTTTGCGACTTGATCAAAGGCGATGGACTCAGGGCCTTCTTCATGATTGGGCCCGTTTGTGGGTGCTAGAGAACTCGCGGATGGGTTTTGATAAACTTCTTCTGATTTTAGAGATACTGCATTGACACCTTCTCGCCCAGGTTGTGGTTGTACCGTAgccggaatttttccttcatttcccctcagctcgcccagtgacatggcgacctgagatagcTGCCTTGTAAGCATATCTAGTGTAGCTCTCTGTTCTCTCTGGGcctcttgtatttctcgcattgcatcATGGGGCTAATGTGGGATCATTacatctcctggaccttcattttgctgtttgttatacctctgattaaaacgacctcctccatggccATGTTGATAGTAGCCGGAAGGTCCATACTGTTCTGGCTGGTTCTGGGAAAAATGATTCTGTTGGTTCCCTTGGAAATACTGATTTCCTCTTTGGTACGGTGGGACATAATTTACCAATTGATTATTTGGGTGTCTTCCCTGGCTGCTTGACTGAGggccttggtgttggtaccTCCAATTTCCGTCCTGTTGTTGGCTTGACCAGTTGGGTTgtcctccactggaccagtttCCTTGGGGTCCATTTGACCAACCTGCCTGACTTCCCTGCATTctattccctccagtgtttggtctattCTGGACCCGAGCAGGCCTGTTGGGCTGCCCTTCAGAAGGTTGCATCTGCTGTGTCGAGGGCTgtggtggttggctttgattctggtcagtccatcgaaagtttgggtgATCTCTCCATGGGGCGTCTCTTTGCTTTCCCTGGATCCAGATGcatttgcgttccagtggccAACGGCATTTACTTGGGGCAGcggctctacctcaggggggaATTCGCAATAGTAGTAGTGACACTCTTCtggcggaggcggtggcggcgcATACTGCGTCTCTTTCGGTGCAGCTGGTGGAGGCGAtctggctttctccactgcctcaagcagcttcttctccatctgctcaaatcgagcctccagcttttcgTCATTGCGTGTCTCGGCTGCGTGCATCGAACCCCTTCTGTACTTGCCACGGGACGTCTCGTATGGGCGTTTCGCCTCGATAAGCCTTTCCAGGATGTTTttggcttggctgaatggggtctttgagaaatccccttgggctGCGAGGTTTAGATCATTTTTGCTATCGACTGTCAGTCTACCATAGAAGATCGAATATATCTCCTGCTCCCCCAGCTtttggttggggcatgcttgaagcagcccttggaatctatcccaatactggccgaggggctcatcgtactcctgtctggcttctgtaatctcccgCTTGAGGGCACTCGTTCTGGACGTTGGAAAGAAgcgatcgaggaatatcattcggaactcggcccatgtATTGATGGACCTTCTGCCAGTCTCGACAGCAATACTCCAGCATCACCCTTCAAGACGAAGGGGGTGGCCTTCAGCCTATAGTCCTCAGACGTAGATCCAGCGGGTACAggctggatatcacagtatcggcaaaactcctccaggaaggcgtacgaacattcttttgaaaggccgtaaaaatgggacaaaacggccagtactcctgacttGATCGCGATAGTtcgcatcccaggagtaacgGAGATGGcgtgtgtgggctccttctcgtcatgagcgtgcagagagccaatTCCTGAATCGTCGGCGACGATGGCCATCTTTGCTTCtgcttgttcaagtggtggtggtttAGGTTGCGCGTtctgctctccttcttcttcgctggtcAGTTGATCAGCAGCTACTGCTGCTGCTAGCGAGGCTCTATAATGAGTGTTAactacgccggcttcctggactctccaacgcGCGTTAGTTTCTCTGTATaaaaagggatgattccagtgtccaccgcgttggcaccttctcatcaacagaagaaaaaaacaaatgagaaaagaaggaaacaaaattatatacacatgtgcgctacacacaaacataaaataacaccatgcttccccggcaacggctcCATTTTGGCAGGCCTACGATCGCGGCTTTTTCTCTtggattcaagttatatggaagagataactgaaccggatggatcagttagcaaatgtcgtttccacttgatcaagttgatctcgctATCGCACGCCACCAAGTTGATCTAATTGGATGTCGTTGCCACctaattttgcactactttaacagtaaagcggcaagttcggggtcgatcccacagagaagctagtgtatcaagtgtgtgagtagtgaacagggggttggctgctgccacgctttaacttgagagtttgtaagtacggtgggtcgcgactaatgggggaattaagaagcggggaagaaggggaaacaatcaaggggttcgacatgtagatcaaaaggtGAAACTTTATTACCAACTTATAGTCTGAAatcacgaagcaacatagtttgtatgaaaaaaatagttcaACAGATTAAGGAAACATAAGAGTTTttaaacttggcatagcggaagcatttgagagtttgctactactatgtatgaagacacaatagcaaccagaACACTTATTGAATATgatctctgtccaatgctcaacatcctctgCCGCCCgtccccgctcaacctgcacatagggaaaactcatgcccgaaatttATTTTATCGATACAATAAATGTCAGGCCATCATTGAGTGagactcgggttttactttaaagaaaaaaaataccgaGAAACAATAAAATCATTTCCGTAaataaaatagtgtccgcgcaGACAAtgtcatcatcatcctccatcgtataccatatctgaaccatcaggtgaaacgagaatgtggccacaaactcgatcactggaccggccgacccaaggGACGGCTCGCGATCCCcgtcagtgcactagcctaagtagggctttcCGGCTCagtgcatctgccactacatttgctttgcccggatgatagttaatgccgcagtcataatccttgactagctcgagccatctgcattgcctcatgttcaagtctttctgctcaaagaagtattttaGGCTCTTATGATcagtaaaaatctcacaccgaacttcGTAGAGGTGGTGCCTCCTAATCTTCAAAGCATGCACAACGGCTGCTAATTCCAAATCATGAGTAGGGTAATTTagctcgtgtggcctcaattgacgcgaagcataggcaatcaccCTACCGTTCTGCATCAATACACATCTAAGTCCAACCTTAGACGCgtcagtgtaaaccacatagtctattCCCGGTTCTGGCACGGCGAGAATAGGTGCAGtggtcaacttctccttcaacaactggaaACTAGCCTCACACTCCAGTGTCCAATTGACCTTAACCCTTTTCTTCAGTTGCTGGGTCATCGGCCTTGCaattttggaaaatccctcgatgaatcttcggtagtatcctgccagacccaggaaactccgaatctcatttggggtctttggcgtattccactgttgtacggcctccacttttgcagggtcaactcgaatcccttcggccgtcacaatatgtCCCAAAAAGTTCACTTCCTTAGCCAGaaatcacacttactaaacttggcgtacaacttctcagTTCTCAGTGTCTCTAGAGTGATCCTTAGATGTTCCTCatgttctttttcatttttcgagtaaactagcacatcatctatgaacaccaagacgaacttgtccaagtatggatggaatactcgatccattaagtccatgaataccgcaggtaCATTTGttagtccaaacggcattactacaaactcataagGCCCATATCTTGTTCGGAACGCCGTCTTGGGAATATCTTCTCTTCGTACCCTCAATtggtgatatcccgacctcaaatccatcttcgaaaatacccctgctcccctgagttggtcaaacaggtcatctattctcggcagaggatacttgttcttgagagtcaatttgttcaattcacgatagtctatgcacattctcagcgtttcatctttcttcttcacaaatagcacaggtgctccccaaggcgatacactgggtctgatgaaacccaagtccaacagttcttgtaactgaatttggagttcttccaactctttaggtgccatcctataaggtgcctttgatactggtgcggctcctggttctagatcgatagtaaactccaactgtctATCAGGCAGCAGTCCTGGCAAAGCGTCGGGAAAAACGTCTGGAAACTCACGTACTACAACCACATCTtcaacttttctttctttcttgtcatgCCCTTGCAGGTAAACGAGATAGGCAGGatgcccctttctaatcatcgtagttgcttgaagtgccgagATTACCCAAGTCCGTTGATTCATTGGAATCCCGTGGAAGGTAGtgggctccttccccggggtttgtaagGAAATTTGCCTCTGTTGGCAGCGAAAAGTGGCATTGTTTTCGGCTAGCCAGTCCATTCCCGGAATAATATCAACTTTTTCCATTGGCATAACATGTAGGTTGTGAGCCACTAAGCTAAGTTCTCCCACGACaaattctatgttcgagcaagattgtgaaatgtctataaggcctcctgttggtgagttcacattcatcttatgttcaattTCATCAATAGGAAGTTTTAAAGCATCTACGCAGGAGCGGGATATAAAGGAGTGCGATGCACCCGTAacaaacagaacagcaacaggcatgtcaagtagtgttcacatacctgccagattatccTGTTTCGGATCTCCCTGTGCGGCTTTAGCTTGCTTGCGTCCCAAAGCATAAGCCCTAGCTTGAGTGGGATATGGTTGGTGATGTTGTTGCGGCTGCTGAGGTGGTGTAGGGTTCCCTCGAGGCCCATTTGGGGTTTCCCCTATTCCAGcattgttgttgctcgggcactccTTGGCAAAGTGTCCAACTCCACCACATTTGTAGCATACATTAGTCCCCATTTTGCATTCACCCAAATGATTCTTTTGGCACTTGGTGCAGGGAGGTTCTCTCTGACGGTACTCTCCAACTTGGTATGGAGTAGTTTGTTTTCCCTTGCCCCGTACAGAGTTTGGGGTACCTTGGAACCTCTTATTGCCAAAGGATTCTCGGTTCCTATCCCACTTTCTCTTATAACCGAAATTTTGTTATGGTTTAGGTGGTGTTGGGGTAGTAGGCGTTGTTGTCTTTTCTCGTGGCATTGCTTCCTCCACATCCAACGCACGAGACAgtgactcggcatacgagagccTTCCACGGCATGCCAAGGCCATTcttatttcgtgcctcagaccagCACAAAATTTCTCCGCCATCTTCTCATCAGTGTTCACTTGCTCTGGTGCATATCGAGACATatcacatagggcacggtcatattcagTTACTGTCATCCGCCCTTGCTTCAGATTGTAGAATTCGGCTTTCTTATCCTTACGGTAACTCCTCAGGATGTACTTATCATATAATTCCTCCTTGAAGTTTTCCCAAGTTAGGGCGCCTAGTTGTTCACGCGTCATCGTTCGCTGCTTGGTCTCCCACCAAAATTCTGCGGACCCAGTGAGCTGGTAggtcacgcacgataggcgctcctgattagtgcaccttaggaatttgaaTATGCGCTCTATGGCACGAATCCATGTTTCCGCCTTGGCCGGATCTCCCGTTCCATCAAACACGGGAGGGCACTCTTTTCGAAATTCATTTTTGATGTTTCGTTCTAgctgcggtggtggtggtggtcccTCGGGTCCCACACTACTTTGGGTTTCATTGCTGGCCTCATTTTCGTGATGAACTGTTACGCGTCtgggaggcattctgtttaACACACGCGTTAGTACAATTGTCCGAAATTTACccatcaccacaccacaccacaaaacctcttcaaaaaaaaattttacaTGTTTTCCGTACACATCTCATGGTAAACACGAGCACAATGATAAAGCAACGATAATTTCATAACTTAAAACAAGTACATCTTTCAAGGTCTTTGTATCTAGTACaacaaaaaaaactcaaaagaaaACTACTACGTAGTTcgataaaacaaaacatccatAAAACTAGGAAAAGCAGAAAAACTCTACTTCTAGGGTGCTCTCTCGACATTCACCGCATCCTCATTTCCAACTTCAATCTTCCTTTCAATCCTCGTCTGGGTCATCCTCTTCTTCCATGGGAACTTCCTCATCTTCAAGAggatcttcctcctcctctttcTCATCGTTCTCTCTCACATAGGTAGCTACGTCGATATGCTTATCGATAACAAGGACTTCTCTTAGGAAAGTTTGGCTACGGCGTCTCACTCTCGTATCGACCCCGGCTGTAGGGGCTTAGACGTGATGAGGATGCCTCCTTCTTAGGTGGAGCATAGGGCGGTGGTCCGTCACGAGCATCAACTAGGGCTTCCAAAAGAACTTTCACAAAACCATGCCTGTCTCCTTGTACACTATAGTCGGGGAGCCTATGCCAAAGGTATGGTCGTGAGGCatcgtcggcccacctattccatGGCGCCGGTAAACCATCAATCAACCTCATTATGCCCTCGTAGTGTTTTACTCCACACCCATGGGCATCCCTCCAAAGTGCCAAGTAGTCAGAAACGTATGACATCAAAGGGGCCCTCTCGTCTCTCTCGTACCCCCGGTACAATTCCACAGCTCGCAGcccattcttgacgtacctgCCCCTTAGCAGTGCGTGAATCATAATCGCCATCTACATGAAAGTAAGTTTCCTTAGTAACGAATCGAAGAGAAGAAACAAAACAGGGTAGAGAAGGATAAATACGCGTAGAGAACGTCATACGTGCTACCGGGTGTATACCTGCCGGTTACCAAAGGAAAAGGGTCATAATGattctttcttttaaagttATCATCTATGAATAGATGTTTCGTGTATTAGGAACGTAGTAACTTGCAATCTCATCAATCTTTCGAACTTGCACATGTCGCGCTTCACAAGGTTTGCCCTTGTCTCGTCATCTCATCATCCCTTGGGATTCGCTCTTTTCTATGCCCCATTCGTTCCATCGACACATATATTGCCTTAAAGGAAGTAGTCTGCGCGTATGACTAGCCTACATCTAAGGCCTTCGAAGTCTACATATCAATTATATCTCATTCATTGTCACATCCAGCATgcctcatttcaaaacattttaccttctctcttgttgagcgcggcgagacggaatgttgagctTTCAATGagtactcttttagtctagcgaaatgagtctagactagattgaataaaagactctcggtccagagcggaaggaaaaattgctttgataccattctgtcacgaccgcacttcctaaggatagaaagtatggtgggtcgcgactaatgggggaattaaaaagcggggaagaaggggaaacaatcaaggggtttGACATGTAGATCAAAAAGTGAAACTTTATTACCAACTTATAGTCTGAAatcacgaagcaacatagtttgtatgaaaaaaatagttcaACAGATTAAGGAAACATAAGAGTTttaaaacttggcatagcggaagcatttgagagtttgttactactatgtatgaagacacaatagcaaccggaacacTTATTGAATATGAtatctgtccaatgctcaacatcctctgCTGCCCgtccccgctcaacctgcacatagggaaaacacatgcaggggctgagtacttgatgcactcagtgaactcatgcccgaaatttATTTTATCGATACAATaaatgtcaagccatcattgagtgagaCTCGGATTTTactttaaagaaaaaaaatagcgagaaacactaaaatcatttccgtAAATAAAATAGTGTCCGCACAGACAAtgtcatcatcatcctccatcgtataccatatctgaaccatcaggtgaaacgagaatgtggccacaaactcgatcactggaccggccgacccaaggGACTGCTCGCGATCTCCATCaatgcactagcctaagtaaggcttggaccctagttagacccgaattcgttaaccatcaaagtctagtagaacattattctggtagacaatcagataggcaattcaaaacataaattatggcatgacataatatttaaaccaccctaatctcaccataaacatatcatttccaAATAAAGagttaagtaataaagcccacctcaaaagcttagaatTTCCCTAAACAACTTCTCGATCCAACTTTAGcgggcgtgcgaaccaccttttcgaaaaaataaataaggtatacatcaatctcaataacaaagacatttagaatgcatgcactctaattaaagtcttttatctcgttttctcggttttcatgcattttcgattattcggcggccgcccaaggcgtcgcgggTGACGCCGGTCGGTCGCTTACaccaatacttcctccgttggctcctcgtattttttcCCACGTTGTCGGAATAAATTTCCAAAagttatttaagcgcataattaaattatcgcaactatttctcaTTGCAATTATTTTCGCACttgggataaaattattcacctttcgaaatattctgggatttaattaatttttgccacgattaaattaattatttgccCAACGATTTAATCAACTAACCCCAGCTATTTCATATTCGAGCCCAACGTAATTATCGAACAACCCACCTTATTTCTCCTTTTTAAAAGATGAGCCCAACTTAAATAAATCatccaattaatttattaagcccAAATTTTCTTAGAGTAAAGGCCCTATTTCAAATCAAAGcccaatttctttttttctaaCTCCCCATACCCCCACGCCTATCtctatctcttcttcttccccttttcttctttctcttttcttcccCTAATTCTCTCTCTCGACGAAATGCAGTCGACGAAAAAAAATAGAAGCGCACTCTCAAATTCCATCGTCTCTCTCCCGCCGTTGTTGTCCGTTGGCCGCTTgaaccgccgccgctgctgctgtcgGAAAAATCGCGACGCCGCAGTCCCGTCGCCGTCTTCTGTCTCACTCCACCCGCACCAGCGCGTCAACTGCCGTTCGCCACCAACGTCGCTTCCGCTGTGCCGACGCCGCTACCATCGTCGGCAGCCGCTGAACTGACGTCGGCCTCTGCGTCGTCATTGTTGTTGTTCCTCGGCGGAAGGATGCTGCTGTTGCGGCCGGTTCGTCCAGGTCGCCGCTGTGAGGCTGCTGCCATCGTCGCCAGGAGACGCCGCCGTCGGTCAGCCTACGAATCCTCCGATTCGACCCAAATcaactccgaacagccccgaactCCACCCGATCAGCCCCGAAACCAATTCGAACTACCTCGATTAGCCTCGTTTCCCATTAAAGATAAAATCTTGATTTATTTAGATCCGATTGATGTTATTGTTTGAGTTGTTTGTGTGGTAGGTTGATGTAGGAAATATGTTATGAGCTAcatgcaaaaaaaaagaaaattcatgCTTTGAAGATGGGTAGAGATTATACCTCAATGAATTGAACTTGGTTGTGGAGAAAACAAAGAATGGCAgcaacttcttcttcctcttcctatctcggctctctctccctctctctctttgttCTTGTTGTAAAGTGTATTGTGAGGAGTTAGGGGAGGGGATACATGAAGGAACTTATGTATTAAATGTGTGACTTTGGGATGTAGGATTGAATGAGGGAGGTGGAAGGTGGAAGAGTTGAAAGGTGAAGGGTCTCCATGGTGGAAGGAATCGGCGCAAGGGAATGAGAAGTAAGGAGGAGAAAAAGATTTTGGGCATGCACCAACACATTTTTGGAAATGAATTGGGCTCAAAGTCATCTCCcacaactttaattaaattgtttggGCTCATTTAGTTGCAGGGCCtaaatttgtataattatttatttgttggactttttttttcgATGGTTATGGCCCCAAGCCATTTTTATAAAAACATTTGGACTCCAATTTTATTTGAGAAGCCCAAgtgtttatatttatttttgttcgttttcttttatttagacaaattattaTTTGCTTCGTAGTagtttggtgttgttccaagtactataaaatCCATCTCATTTAATCCCGCCAAGCATAGCAACATCAACGGCATTACTTCAACGGAACTTTCGAGCACGTCTCCTAGAAAActccatcaattaattaaaaggGACGTCTCATTCCACACCAAAACACATAAATACTATACTCTACTCCAAAAAAAATTAACGGGAAGCATATCATGacgataaaattttattaactaTTTCATGACGTATTTTAACTTAGTActtaaaagtacgggtgttacattaagtcactaacttgatcaaggaaattttaactactgggtcaagtgaatttcagactggaatgaaaattaactacgtgaaacagtaaacaccataatgaaaacgaaaacaactttgattaaaactaaaactcggAACAGTAcatcgtgaaatttaaactaagctaacactttggaaaTACGAAATCATGTAAAACcggggagatcctcggcgggaaacttaagaatacgccgacagatatcaagtattctgcagcgctccttcgatcgccctttctaactaagcgttactttatctaagctatctagagaactgaactagactagagagctaaactaaactaaactaaagacggaaagtaaaggatcggattTGCTTtgcgtggtggcacatcctctatttataggcttggcaTGACTTCCAGCTAGATAACGATCTTAGCAGGGAATATTtactcatgctgagagtgagcgactcaatgattgctacgtgctttccttctagaatgacgacgcttttctataatagattcgtgactcagctctgtccatgcgtctcatatatcagcacgtgtccccttctagaacgttatccttgataacagaatgttgcgcaccatccagctcatagcctcatgtgtccttcttctggaagccagcggtcccctccttgatgcttgattactccccttgatcaactcccctactttctggcctttttcgcttattgtacttgcttgatcagtctggtcttgttgccttggtcaagtggcatttctgcacatttaacacttgttttgcgtgataaaaccgatcaagtagcgtacattttacccccaaactgatgcatgaaatgagccttatcaaataCTCAATATGATTTTTCAACTGAAGCTTGAAAAAAACATCCTGACCAACAACAGTTTCTTCAATCTGAGTATGGACATAATTGATAGGAAAAGACTGCAAAAACATAATACACATCAGTACTATAAAGTTTGTAAAACTATTCCTTAGAGAATTTAAAAAGACAAACTTGGGCAGCATCTCCTACTAAGTCAGCCACATTTCTTCCTAATAACTGGATGTCTTCCCTATCCCAACAACAGAGAAGCTTTGCTGGTGTGATCAACAACATTAACAACAAATCTGAACCtacaaaagataaaaaatattgatattaaCTGCTTAAGTAAACTGTTGAATATAATACATTTATATGTTCCTTTTAACTGCATAAGAATGGGTTTTGTGACACCCTATACAGTTATACTTATTGTCCACATGTCTAACCTTCTTCATACATGTCTTGCAAGCCAAATAATACCATTCACTATAATGGCACTCAACTAACTCAATCTTGCCAAAAACCCAAAATGACCCTTCCTGTATATCACATCCAGAAAGaaactatttaaattttacaaataaaattcaAGAAGAGAAATCAATATTAAGCTTAAAAACCTAATACTTATTCAATACCTCTAAGCAGGCCAAATCCTCAAGGGACTTCAGCTGAAGATCATCAAATTCCCCTCCAATCCTCTGTCCTTCTTGATTAACATGAGCAATGTTAATAAATCTGACATTATCTTTTATCCTAAACcaagtaaaatcatatttgataAGAAATAAATCCACTATTTAAAGATAAAGTTGGCCAAAACAATAGATTTAAAAATCCAGTCCTTAAAAGAAGCTACCTCCTTCTAAACTGTTTGACTTCATCAACATCAGCATTTATGACAACTTTGGAGGCTTGAAAGTGAGTAGAAACCCAAATTTCACCTAATAAATCAACACCAAAatgttatttataaaaattaaaaggtaACCACAAAATATCTAAATAATGATATAActctttaaaaataaataacctCTAAAAAAAATTGCGCTTGCAAAACTGAACCATAACTATAGGAATGATCCCTTCACTTTTTTTGAGCTGATCTAGATATAAGTCCACATTTGAATCCCATATTGTGCAAAACAACTTGTTATGGCTGAAACAAATGATACAGTGCAAATAAACCGAACATAAAGCATGATTAACACATATATTACTGAACTTACTTCTCATCAGAAATTTCAATCTCAATTAACTTATACTTGGACTGAGCAATCACTCTTCCAGGGCCAGTTATCACACCAATAACATCTAAAAGTAATACATTAAGATTGGCAAAAAATCA from Salvia splendens isolate huo1 chromosome 4, SspV2, whole genome shotgun sequence encodes the following:
- the LOC121800911 gene encoding uncharacterized protein LOC121800911 — protein: MPPRRVTVHHENEASNETQSSVGPEGPPPPPQLERNIKNEFRKECPPVFDGTGDPAKAETWIRAIERIFKFLRCTNQERLSCVTYQLTGSAEFWWETKQRTMTREQLGALTWENFKEELYDKYILRSYRKDKKAEFYNLKQGRMTVTEYDRALCDMSRYAPEQVNTDEKMAEKFCAGLRHEIRMALACRGRLSYAESLSRALDVEEAMPREKTTTPTTPTPPKP